ACATACGTCTCCGTAGGGATTGAAGGGGCCGGTATGGGAGTGATCTCTCTTTCCACAATGTGGGCGCAGCAGGACCGCTTCGAGGACATCGAGGCGTTCCGGAAGGCGGCGGCGGCGTTCGGCTACACAGCCATCGAGGTGAGCCATTCGACGGACGCGCCCCGGCTCGAGCAACTGATGCGGGACGGGCCGATCCCGCTGTCGAGCCTGCACGCGCCCACGCCCCGCACGAGGCTGGCGGACGGACGCTGGAACGGCGACGCCAACCTGGCGGACCCGGACGAGGACGCACGCCGCGTGGCGGTGGAGCACCACATCAGGACGATTGACTACGCGGCGAAGGCCGGCCTGCGCTTCGTCGTCGTGCACCTGGGCGGCGTCGGGCCGTCCATGACCGAGTGGGAGCGGCAACTGCGGCGGTTGTACGACGCCGGAGTGCGGGAGGGCGAGGAGGTCGAGGCGCTGCGTGAACAATGCCGCCGGCACCGCAGGGCGGACCAGGAGCGGCATTTCGAAGCGGCGCGCCGGTCGCTGAAGGAGCTGACGGAGCATGCCTCGCGGTACGGCATCGCTCTCGGCCTCGAGAACCGCTACCACTACCACGAGTTCCCGGACCCGGACGAGGCAGAGGCGCTCCTCGCCGACTACACCAACGACGTCGCGGGCTACTGGCACGACGTGGGACACGCGGAGGTGCAGCACCGGCTCGGGCTGATCGACCGGCACGCCTGGTTCCCGCGCCTGACGCCGCGTACGATCGGGACACACCTGCACGACGTCGACGGCATCGGGGACCACCGCGCGCCCGGGGCGGGAGACGTCGACTGGTCCTACATCGCGGCGGGACTGCCGAAGACGGCGCTGCGGGTGCTGGAGATCGACCAGCGTCAGCCGGACGACATGGTGGCGCGGGCGCCGGAGTTCCTGCGGGACAAAGGAGTGGTCCCTTAGCGAGAGGTCTTACAATTTGTGAGACGTAGTACGTACCAGGCGGCTCTCTGCGAGCGCGATGGGGGTGAAGTCGTCAGCTTGGATACCGACGTCGACAGCATATCCGGCGTGCACAGGATCGAGCCCTGATGCTGATGTCCCGCCTTTTTGGCCGCACACTGCGGGAGGTGCCCGGGGACGCCGAGCACGAGTCGCACCGGCTCATGCTACGCGCGCGCCTCATCGAGCAGCTCGCGGCCGGCATCTACAGCTACCTCCCGCTGGGCTACCGGGCGCTGCGCAAGGTCGAGCAGATCGTGCGGGAGGAGATGGACGCTGCCGGCGGGCAGGAGATACTCATGCCGGCCATGCAGCCAATCGACCTCTGGGAGGAGAGCGGCCGCAGAGAGGCGATGGGCGAGACCTTGTTCACGCTCACGGACCGCCGCGAACGCCGTCTCGCCCTCGGCCCGACCCACGAGGAAGTCGTGGTGGACCTGTTCCGGCGCAACGTCCAGAGCTACCGAGAGCTACCGCAGCTCCTGTACCAGATCCAGACGAAGTTCCGGGACGAGCCGCGGCCGCGCATGGGCCTGGTGCGGGGCCGCGAGTTCGGCATGATGGACCTGTACAGCTTCGACGCTGACGTCGAAGGACTTGACCGCTCCTACCAGGCGATGTTCGAGGCGTATACACGCGTCTTCGAGCGCTGCGGCGTGCCGGCGATCCCGGTGCAGGCGGACTCAGGGGCTATCGGCGGCAAGGACAGCCAGGAGTTCATGCTCCTGACGGAGATCGGAGAGGACACGATCCTCCTCTGCCCCGGATGCGGCTACGCCGCGAACAGCGAGAAGGCCGACCACAAGAAGTTCCAGTTGCCGCCGGATGAGCCGCGCCCGCTGGAAGAAGTGGCGACCCCGGGCCAGAAGACCATCGACGACCTGGTGCGGTTCCTGGAGGTCCCGCACTGGAAGACCCTGAAGGCGGTGTTCTACTCCGCGGACCGGGAGCCGGTGTTCGTGGCGATCCGCGGCGACCTCGAGGTGAACGAGATCAAGCTAAAGAATGCGCTCAAGGCGAAGGACCTGCGGCTCCTGGGCGACGACGAGGTGCGGGAGTACGGCCTCGTCGCCGGTTCGGCGTCGCCTGTAGGCCTGAAGAACATGCGCGTTGTCGCGGACGACTCCGTGCTGGAATCGCCGAACCTGGTCGCGGGCGCGAACAAGCCGGACGTGCATTATCGAAACGTGAACTACGGCCGGGACTGGCAGGCCGCGATCGTCACGGACATCGCGCTGGCCCGGGCAGGCGACCCTTGCCCCAGGTGCGGGACGGGCCTCGAAGAGCGGCGCGGGATCGAGATGGGCCACATCTTCAAGCTCATGACGGTGTACAGCGAGAAGATGGGCGCGCGATACCTGGATGCCGAAGGCCAGAGCCAGCTTGCCGTCATGGGCTGCTACGGGATCGGCACCTCGCGGCTCCTGCAATGCATCGTGGAGGCGAACAGGGACGAAAAAGGCATCGTCTGGCCGGCCTCGGTCGCGCCGTACCAGGTGCACCTCGTCGGCCTGGGCCTGGACCGGGAAGATGTCGCTGGCAAGGCGCGGGCGCTGTACGACGCGCTGCGCGCCGCGGGCATCGAGACGCTGTTCGACGACCGGCCGGAGTCTCCGGGCGTGAAGTTCAACGACGCAGACCTGCTCGGGATGCCGCTGCGCGCGACGATAAGCCCGCGGAGCCTGGAAAGGGGCGCCGTAGAGGTCAAGCGGCGCAATTCGGCTGATGTCGAGCTCGTGCCGTACGAGGAGGCGGCGGCGCGCCTCGCGGCGATGATACGGGGCGCCTGAGGCCGCTTTCTCCTACTCTGCCCCGGTTGCCCGAAGGCCTGGACGAAGGTCTGACGCTGCAAAGGTTGCTGCCAGCCACATCGAGATGCGCCTCGACCGCGCACCGCGAGCGCCTGGTGTCGATGGCGCGGTGGGGCTCAGGGTGGTCGCCGGGTCAGGCCCGTTGGACGGTAGGGCTCGGTGACAGGACAATGAGCCGAGATTGACCGGGGGTGGCAGAGTATGGCGACAGCGGTTGGCAAGGCGTCCGACATCGGGCCGGGGCAGGTGAAGTCCTTCAGTGTCGACGGCAAGCAGGTGGCCGTCGCCAACATCGAGGGCAAGCTCTACGCGTTCAGCGACATCTGCACTCACATGGGCTGTCAGCTATCGGAAGGGCCGACGAGCGGCAACGTGATCGCCTGCGCGTGTCACGGAAGCCAGTTCGACATGACGAGCGGCGTCGTGGTGCGGGGGCCAGCGTGGATGCCTCTCACGACCTACACCGTCGAAGTGGTCGATGGCGAGCTGCGGCTCGAGGAGGTGGTCTACGAAGAGCCGGCGGCGCAGGCTGAGCCCGCAGCCGCCGCGGCCGCCGCGGCCCCCAGGCCAGCGGCCAGCGTCGCCGCGGCTCCGGCGAAGGCCGCCCAGGACCCCGGCGCCGTGCTCGACGCCCTTTCCAGAGTGCCCATGTTCTCCGGGTTGGGCCGCGAGGCCCTGGAAAACCTGCGCGCATTCACCTTCCGCCGTTCGTTCAAGACGGGGGCGATGATCGTCGAGGAGGGGCGCACGGGAAACGGCCTGTACGTCGTGCTTTCGGGCCGCGTCGAGGTCGTGAAGGGGATCCCGGCAGGCCGGCCGGAAGTGGTGGCCGTGCTGGGCCCGGGCGAGCCCTTCGGCGAGATGGCGCTGCTCGGCGAGTGGCCGCGCACGGCATCGGTGCGGGCGCTCGAGGACACGGAGTGCCTGGGTATGGACCGCTGGGTCTTCATGCACCAGGTGCGGCGGGAGCCGGAGATGGCGCTGAAGATGCTGCAGGTGCTTGCGCAGCGCCTGGCAAAGACGAACGAACGCATCGTCGAGTAGGGCGGCCGGCGCGACCCTGGCAGCGCGAGCAGTCGGCCCGCGCAGCAGCGGACTACGTTGTCGCGAAGGTGCCGGCCAGGTCGGACAGGGTAGCAGCAACCGGGCGGAGGACGGGCGGCGCGCCCTTCTCGGACGCGAGGAGGCCGGCGTAACTCGCCAGCTCGGTGAGCCTTTCGTTGAAGACCAGCCTCGCGGTCGCCGTGCTGGTGGGGATCACGGCGCCGCGGCTGAGACGAAAGCCCGGGCCCGCGTTCATGCCCGGGTATGACGGGCCGGCGGGCAATAGCGTGATCGTGCTGCCGAGCGGCTCGAGTACCTCCAACATCATGCGCACCGATGTGCGCGAGAGGTCCTGCAGCTGCTCCTCGGTCTCCTCGGCGTGCACGAAGAGGCGGCCGAGGATCTGGACCATGAGCTCGTAGCAGCCGTCGAAGAGGTTGCAGACGTCCTTGGACATGGGGTGGTCCAGGATGTTGATGTCGGGGCTCCCGGCGAGGTCGCTGGGAGGCATGGCGTACGGATTCGGGAGCACCGGCCGGGCAGGCTGGAAGTCAGGCTGCTCCAGAAGGATCGCCTCGTATTCGTCGTAGATCTGCTTGAACTTGTGGTAATGGGAGTCCACGGAGTCGACGCTCGCGCCCTCGCCCTGCTCGACGATGACGTTGATGGCAGCCAGGGCTGAATCGAGGTCGTGCACCGGGATGAGGCCGGGGAGGCGGAAGAAGCCGTCTGCCGTCTGGGCCTGGGGACGGCCAATGAACAGCCGATCCTCGCCGTACTTTTGCGCCAGGTACTGAAAGCCGTCCTCGATGCCGCGGTACAGCGTGCCCTGGGTCGAGTATTCGCGCTCGCTCGAGAAGACGTCAGAAAGGCCGCGGATGGCGAGCGGGTCGGAGTCATCCGGAGCCTCGGGCGGCAGGAGGCTCATGGGCAATTCGATTTCGATGAACTGCTTCAGGGTGTCCATGCCGAAAGGCGCGAGGGCAAGCTGAAACGTGGAGCCGTAAGCCTTCGGGCGGGTCGGAAGGTTCGGCCGGCGCAACTGGGGCGCGCCACCGATGGCGGTGAGAAGGTTGCAGACGGAGCCGAGATGGACCATCTCCTGGACGGCGACCTCTCGAATCAGCTGGCGCCAGTTGCGGATGCTCGAAAGCTGAGCAGGAGTGATGCCCTCACTGGTGTCGTTCTTGAGGGTGAAGTTGGCGAAGAGGTAGCAGCACATGATGGCGTGCTCGAGCTCCGCCGCTTCGGTCAGGAGGTAGATGAGCTGGGCGCGGTTTTCGATGCGGACCGGGGGCACGGTGGACTCCTTTAGGGCTTGCGGGCGCCAACAGCCGCGGGGCTGGTCAAGTTTCACACCTCCGGAGTCGAGGCGCCAGCGCGCGGAGGAATAGAGGAGCGGGCGGAGGACAAGACGGCCCGGACAGAGGTCTCCCGAAGTGTAGCGCCGCGGTGCCTTCCGGTCGGAGTCCTTTCTCCCGGTGGTCCTGCCCTAGCGGCGAAGCGGGCGGAAGAATTCGCGGATGTCCTCGACGAGGAGGCCGGGCTCTTCCATCGCTGCGAAGTGGCCCCCGCGGGGCATGGGCGTCCAACGCTGGAGATTGAAGGCCGCCTCCGCCTGGCGGCGGCTGGCGCGATAGATCTCGGCAGGGAAGTCGGCGACCGCGGTTGGGACTTCGACTCTGCCGGTAGGGACGGCCGGGCCGGCGCCGGATGCGGCGTGCGCGGCTTCGTAGTAGAGGCGCATCGAGGAATTGATGGTGCCGGTCACCCAGTAGATGGTGATGTTCGTGAGGATCTCGTCCTTAGTGAACCTGCGCTCGACGTCACCGCCGCAGTCGCTCCAGGCGCGCCATTTTTCCACGATCCAGGCGGCGAGGCCCGCCGGCGAGTCGTTGAGGGCGTAAGCAAGGGTCTGCGGCTTCGTGCCCTGGATCCGCTGGTAGCCGGTCTCCTCCTGGGCGAAGCGCGCGGCCCGCTCCGCGAGTAGCTTCTCCTCCTCCGACTCCGGGTCCGCTGGCGCGAGGCGCCCGCTGAGCATGTTCAGGTGGATGCCGGCAAGGGACTCCGGGAAGAGGCGCGCCATGGTGGTTGTGATGATGGAGCCCCAGTCGCCACCCTGGGCGGCAAAGCGCGCATAGCCCAGTTCGCCTGTCATGAGGCGGAGCAGCAGCTGCGCCATGCGCGCCGGCCCGAACCCGCGTTCAGTGGTCGGGCCGGAGAAACCGTAGCCGGGCAGGGAAGGCACGACGACGTCGAAGGCGTCGTCGGGGTTGGCGCCGTGGGCTGCGGGGTCGCTCAGCGGGCCGATGACTTTGTGCATTTCGTAGAAGCTGCCGGGCCAGCCGTGGGTGAGGAGCAGGGGCATCGGGCGCGGGCCGTTGCCGCGCGCGTGCACGAAATGGATGCGGACCCCGTCGACCTCCGCCAGGTACTGGGGCAACTGGTTGAGCTTAGCCTCCTGGGCGCGCCAGTCGAACCCGTCTATCCAGTACGAGACGAGCTCCCTCAAGTAGTCTCGGTCGGTGCCGTAGTCCCAGGCCGAGCCGGGTATCTGATCAGGCCAGCGGGTGCGCTGCAGCCGCTCCCTCAGGTCGTCCAGGACAGCGTCGGGCACTTCGATGCGAAAGGGGGTTACAGCCACTCGCGACCTCCAGCCAGAAGGATTGCCGCATTGTAGGCGCCGCGAAATGCGACCGCGAATTCGTTGACAGCGTCGCGGGGGCGGCATAGCCTTTGGCCCACTCGGGAGGAGGAGGCAGCGTGGCCGGGCCGCTAGCCGGTGTACGCATCCTGGATTTCACAACCCTCACGGCCGGCGGCGAGGCCACGGGTTACCTTTGCGACCTGGGAGCGGCGGTCATCAAGGTCGAGCCGCACGGCGGCGAGGTGGGGCGGAGGCTGAGCCGGCTTCCGTCAGGCGAGAGCGCCTTCTTTCTGCCACAGAACCGCGGGAAACGCTCGATCGTGATCGACCTCAAGCAGGCGGAGGGCCGGGACCTCGCGCTGCGCCTCGGTGCGTCCTGCGATGCCGTGGTGCACAACTTCAGAGTCGGCGCGATAGAGCGCCTGGGCCTGGGTTACGAGGACTTCCGGGCACTGAAGCCGGACATAATCTACGCCGAGTGCAGCGGCTACGGGCCACTTGGCCCGGACGCCGAATTGGAGAGCGTCGATATCCTCGGACAGGCGCGCTCGGGGGCGATGTCCGTGACCGGGGACGATTATCCAACGCCGGCCGGCTACATCATCACGGACTTCAGCGCCGCCATGCAGCTGGCGATCGGGCTCCTCTCGGCTCTGGTGTGGCGAATGCGGACGGGCGAGGGACAGAAGGTCCAGACCTCGATGCTCGGCGCAATGGTGACGGCACAGGGCTGGGAGCTGACGCACTACCTGGTGACCGGTGAGGAGCCGGCGCCCGGCGGACGGGGCCACCACCTCTTCGCGCGGGGCGTGTGGGGCGTGTACGAGACCGCGGACGGGCACATTGTCCTCAGCGGCCTTGACCCCGGAATGCTCGAAGCGCTTGCCAGCGAGCTCGGGGCGGAGGGGCTGCGGCGCTTCGCGGGCCTGGAGGCGGCGGAGCGCGCGCGCCTCTGGCGGGAGGTCATCGCCGAGTTGCGGCAGGCGTTCCGCTGCCATCCGACACAGTGGCTCTATGAAACGCTGCTGCGCCTGGGAGTGCGCTGTGCGCCGGCGCAGAACTACTCGCAGGTCGCCCGGGACCCGCAGGTGATCGCTAACAACTACATCGTCGAGATCGATCACCCTCGCTTGGGACGCACGCGCATGACAGGCAACCCCCAGCGCTTCAGCGCCACGCCAATAGAGCTGGCGACGACGGCGCCGGGCGTTGGAGAGCACACCCGGGAGGTGGCGCGCGAGGCCGGGCTCAGCGAGCAGGAGATCGCCGCGCTGATCGAGCGAAAAGTCATTGCAGGAGAAGACACATGACCACCGAACCGCCCGTACTGTACGAGCAGGATGGGCCGATCGTCACGGTGACGCTGAACCGGCCAGAGGTGATGAACAACTTCGGTGGCGGGCTGTTTCAGGCCCTGGGCGAGGCGGCGACGCGCTTCGCGGAGGACGAGTCGGCGCGGGTGATGATCCTTACCGGGCGGGGCCGCGCATTCTGTGCCGGCGCGGACCTGAAGGCGATCGAGGGCCGGATAAGGGAAGGCGGGCAGACCCAGATCGCGGCGCCGGCATCTGGGGAAAGCCGGCGCCGGAGCTTCTTCACGAACCCGAAGTTCACGCGGCGCACGAATATCTACAAGCCGATGATGGCGGCCGTCAACGGCTACTGCTTCGCGGGCGGGCTGGAGGTCATGCTCACCTGTCACTTCGCGATCGGGGCGGAGAGCTCGGAGTACGGCGTCCTGAACCGGCGCTGGGCCGTGCCGCTGGTTGACGGCGGGACATACCGGCTGCCGCAGGTCGTGGGGCTGTCCAACGCCCTGTATCTGATCCAGACCGGACGGCGGATCGACGCGCGCGAGGCGCACCGGATGGGCCTGATCCAGGAAGTCGTGCCCGACGACAAGCTCATGGAGCGAGCGCGCGAGCTGGCGTCCATCATGGCGGAGGTGCCGCAGTCGGGCCTCACGGGTGATACGGAATCGGTTCTGCGCGGCCTTGGGCGGCCGATCGACGACGCCCTGGCGCTGGAGGCAATCATCGGCAGCACCGTGAGCATCTCGGGCGAGGCTCTGGGGCGGTTCGTCTCGAAGAGCTACGACCCGGTCACCGGCGGCCGCCAGGCAGGCTAAGCCCTTCGGTCTTGTCAACTCCCCGAAATGCCGATACATTCTGTCCAGTTTTGTCATTGAGGAGATTGAGCGTGAGATAGGCAATCTCGATTTATCGTTCGCCTGCGCTCGTAAAGTAGGGCACCACGGGAAATGCTCGGGAGCAGATCGAAAGGAGCAACCACGGGAATGGCCGAGAACTACTGGCAGAAAATGAGCGCATCTCGCCTCAGCCGGCGACGCGCGCTCGGGGGCGCAGCCGGTCTAGGGCTTGCGACAGCCGCCCTCAGCCTGGTGGGCTGTGGCGGAGGCGGCGATGAGAAGGGAGCGAAAGGACCGCAGGATACGAGCGGCCTCCTGAGCTATCCGCAGGAGACCAAGGCCAAGGACGGCGGCGTCCACAAGATTGCCCTGCAGACGGACCTGACGACGTTCGACATGCTGACGACGTCGTCGTTCAGCACGCAGTACTACATCGGGTACTACGCCTACCCGAGGATGATGAAGTTCAAGTCGGCGAAGTACCCCAGCCCGCCGACGGCCGATACGGAGCCCGACCTGGCGGAGTCGTTCGAGGTCAGCGGCGACAAGCTGCAGGTGACTTTCAAGCTGCGCCAGGGGGCCAAGTGGGACCCGCGCGCACCCACGAGCAGCCGTCCGATCGACGCGGAGGACGTGAAGTGGTCGTGGGACAAATTCGCGTCCCTGAGCCCCCTGAAGGCTGACCTGGTCTACTCGGAGAGCAACAAGAGTGCGCCCGTGGAGTCGATCTCCACGCCGGACAGCCGCACCGTCATCTTCAAGATGAAGCAGCCGGACTCGTCGATTATCCCGCTGTTCGCGGCCGGCAGCCTCTTCTTCGTGAACCCGCGGGAGGCGGAAAACAAGTTCGACCCCAAGGGAGAGGTGCGCGGCTACGGCCCCTGGATGCTGGAGAACTACGAGCGGGACAACCGCTACGTCTGGGTGAAGAACCCGAACTGGTACCTGGCGAACCGCGTGCATCCCGAGAAGGTGGAAGTGCCCATCATCAAGGAGTACGCGCAGGGGCTGGCGCAGTTCCGCGCTGGCAACGTGTACAGCAGCACCTGGCTCGGGGCTCCGAACCAGACGGACATGATCCAGACCAAGAAGGACGTGCCGCAGACGCTGCTGCGCCAGGCAACGGGCTTCTCGACGGACCCGCACAAGATGACGTTCGGCTACGCGGAGGGGTCGCCGTTCCGCGACGAGCGCATGCGGAAGGCGCTGGCGATGCTGATCGACCGCGAGGTGGAAGCCGACTTCCGCTGGAACGTGAGCCAGTTCCGCAACATAGGCCTGCCCATGGAAGTCCGCTACCACAACACGGTGCCCGTCGGCTACGCGGACTACTGGCTGAACCCGCAGGACGAGAAGCAAATGCCCGGGCTGAGCCAGTACTTCAAGTACAACCCGGCGGAAGCCAAGAAGCTCATGGACGCGGCAGGCTATCGGGGCCAGGAGGTCCAGGGCATCTACATGGGCGAGTCCTTCTATGGCGCCCAGTACCTGAAGAACGCTGAGCTTGTCATCCAGATGGTGAACGAAGGCGGCATCAAGACGAAGCCGACCCCGAAGCTGTACACGACGGAGTACCTGACGCCGAACTACTACTACGCGTACAGCCCCACCGGGCGAGACAAGACGTACAGCGGCTTCATCACGCTCCTCGACCGCACGTATCCGACGATCGTCTCGCAGCTGTTCGCCACGGACCACGTGGACGGACCGCGGTTCCACGGCATGTCACCGAACGGGTTGAGCCCGGAGAAGGGCGACCCGCAGGTCAACAGCCTCATCGAGAAGATGAAGCTGGAGTTCGATGACAACAAGCTGACGGCGCTGCTGCACGAGCACCAGAAGTACATCATCAACAAGATGTACTACGTGCCCGGCGGCCCGTACCCAACGTCCGTGCAGTCCTTCAGCCTGATCTGGCCGGTGCTGGCCAACTGGGGCATCTGGTCGACGCTGCCGGCGACGGGCGTCTGGTGGGTCGAGTCGCTACTCGACCTGTGGATCGACAGCTCGAAGCCGCCGTTGGGGTCCGGATAAAGCGTAGAGCGCCGAGAAGAGCAGGCCGTGCCCGCCGTCAGAGGATGACGCGGGCACGGCCAGTATTACGGGCGCAAGGCGATCCGCGAGAAAGGTAAAGCATGCAGAAGTACGTGATGCAGCGCCTCTTGCTGTCGCTGCCTACGCTCGTGGGCATCACGGTCCTGGTGTTCGTGGGACTGCGGCTGTTCTTGCCGGCGAGCGTAGTCGACATAATCCTGGGGGAATACGGACGCACGGACCCGCAGCTGCGGGCGAACATCGAGAAAGAGCTGGGCCTGAGCTCGAGCATCCCGCAGCAGTACCTGACCTGGGTGGGCAACATGCTGCGCGGGGACATGGGCAAGTCTCTGCACAGCGGGTACGCCGTGACGGACGAGCTGGCAGCGCGCATCCCGGTAAGTGTGGAACTGGGCCTGTGGGGGCTGATCATGGCGCTGCTGATCGCGGTGCCGACGGGCATGTTCGCGGCGATCAAGCAGGACCGCTGGCCGGACTACGGGCTGCGGTCCGCCGCGATACTCGTCGACTCCGTGCCTTCGTTCTGGGTAGCGGTGCTGGTGATCACGTTCGGGAACCTTTGGTTTGGCTGGGTGCCCCCGCTGCACTATCAGCAGCTGTGGGAGGACCCTATACAGCACCTTTCGATCATGGCGGCGCCGGCGCTGATCATCGGCCTGACGCCGGCAGGGGGGCTCATCCGGCTGGTGCGCACGCAGATGCTCGAGGTGCTGCGGCAAGACTACGTGCGCACGGCGCACGCGAAGGGGCTTAGCCCGAACAGCGTGTTTTACAGGCACGCCCTGCGCAACAGCCTGCTGCCGGTGGTGACCGTCATCGGGCTGACGCTGCCACTGCTGATCGCCGGCACTGTCATATTCGAGAACATCTTCCTGCTGCCGGGCATGGGGCGCTACCTCCTGGCGGCGGTGATAGTGCTGGACTATCCGGTGATCCAGGCCGTGAACCTGATATTTGCCTTGATGCTCATCATTGCCGTGATCCTGGTCGACATCAGCTACGCGATGCTCGACCCGCGGATCCGGTTCACCTAAAAGGGAGCGGATATGGCGGTAACAAGCGTCGCCGGTTGGGAGCTAGAGGGTTACGAGAGGGTCCGGGAGCGGGCGCTCCCGGTCCGCGCGCTGGCAGGCGTCTGGAGCTTCGCCCGGCGCAAGCCACTGGGCTTCGCCTGCGGGATAGTGCTCCTGGTCCTGGTGATCATCGGCGACCTGTTCACGTTCACGATCAACAATGCGCTGCGCCTTGCGGGGCTCGAGAGTGACCCCATCCCGTACGTTGCCGACCTGGTAGCGCCCTACCCCTACACGCAGGGAGTGGAGCACATACGGCACGGGCACAGGCTGCAGCCAACGATACTGGGCGAAGGGCATGTGCTGGGCACGGATAACCAGGGGCGCGACGTCCTGAGCCGGATCATTTACGGCTCACGCGTCACAGTGGTGATCGGCTTTGGGGCCGTCGCGATCAGCGTGGTCCTATCGGCGAGCATCGCCATCGTGAGCGGCTATTACATGGGGTGGGTGGACAAGATCGGCCAGCGCGTCGTGGACATCTTTCAGTCGCTGCCGGGTCTGGCCGTGTTGATCACGGTCTTCGGGGTCTTCGGCCGCGGTTGGCTCGAGCTCATCGTCGTGATAGGCATTGTGGTCGGGGTGCCGGGGTCGCGCATCATCCGCAGCCAGGTGCTGTCAGTCATGGCGAGCCCGTACGTGGAGGCGGCGAGGACGATTGGCGCTGGGGACTGGCGGATCATGACGCGCTATGTCTTGCCGAACGTGATGGCGCTGATCATCCTCGCGGCGACGTTCCGGCTGGGCTCGGTGGTGCTGCTGGAGGCGACGCTGAGCTTCCTGGGGTTCGGAGTGCCGCCGCCATTCCCATCATGGGGTCAGATGCTGAGCCTGGACGGGCGCGAGTTCATGCGCGCCGCGCCGGGCCTGGCAATCTTCCCGGGGCTGGCAATCGGCCTTGCGGTGTTCTCGTTCAACCTGTTCGGAGACGCCCTGCGGGACGTGTGGGACCCGCGACTGCGGGGCAGCCGCTAGGCCGCGCGCGGGCCGTCGGAGCGCGCCAGCGGCAAAGCCGTTCGGTCGGGCCACGGCGCATGCATGTTGCCTTCGGCAGCTTTTCCGCGTAAATTCGCCACAGGCTTCGGCTTCAGGCAATCAAGTTATAGATTGTCTGAATCCGGCGCTCATGGTTTGCTCGTATCGAAGTTGGGAGAATCTGGGCAAACCGCGGGAGCGGGGCGCCGAAAGGAGACTGCACAGGAGCATGAGCGAAAACGGTTACTGGTCCAGGGTTAT
Above is a window of Dehalococcoidia bacterium DNA encoding:
- a CDS encoding ABC transporter substrate-binding protein, encoding MAENYWQKMSASRLSRRRALGGAAGLGLATAALSLVGCGGGGDEKGAKGPQDTSGLLSYPQETKAKDGGVHKIALQTDLTTFDMLTTSSFSTQYYIGYYAYPRMMKFKSAKYPSPPTADTEPDLAESFEVSGDKLQVTFKLRQGAKWDPRAPTSSRPIDAEDVKWSWDKFASLSPLKADLVYSESNKSAPVESISTPDSRTVIFKMKQPDSSIIPLFAAGSLFFVNPREAENKFDPKGEVRGYGPWMLENYERDNRYVWVKNPNWYLANRVHPEKVEVPIIKEYAQGLAQFRAGNVYSSTWLGAPNQTDMIQTKKDVPQTLLRQATGFSTDPHKMTFGYAEGSPFRDERMRKALAMLIDREVEADFRWNVSQFRNIGLPMEVRYHNTVPVGYADYWLNPQDEKQMPGLSQYFKYNPAEAKKLMDAAGYRGQEVQGIYMGESFYGAQYLKNAELVIQMVNEGGIKTKPTPKLYTTEYLTPNYYYAYSPTGRDKTYSGFITLLDRTYPTIVSQLFATDHVDGPRFHGMSPNGLSPEKGDPQVNSLIEKMKLEFDDNKLTALLHEHQKYIINKMYYVPGGPYPTSVQSFSLIWPVLANWGIWSTLPATGVWWVESLLDLWIDSSKPPLGSG
- a CDS encoding ABC transporter permease encodes the protein MQKYVMQRLLLSLPTLVGITVLVFVGLRLFLPASVVDIILGEYGRTDPQLRANIEKELGLSSSIPQQYLTWVGNMLRGDMGKSLHSGYAVTDELAARIPVSVELGLWGLIMALLIAVPTGMFAAIKQDRWPDYGLRSAAILVDSVPSFWVAVLVITFGNLWFGWVPPLHYQQLWEDPIQHLSIMAAPALIIGLTPAGGLIRLVRTQMLEVLRQDYVRTAHAKGLSPNSVFYRHALRNSLLPVVTVIGLTLPLLIAGTVIFENIFLLPGMGRYLLAAVIVLDYPVIQAVNLIFALMLIIAVILVDISYAMLDPRIRFT
- a CDS encoding ABC transporter permease, whose protein sequence is MAVTSVAGWELEGYERVRERALPVRALAGVWSFARRKPLGFACGIVLLVLVIIGDLFTFTINNALRLAGLESDPIPYVADLVAPYPYTQGVEHIRHGHRLQPTILGEGHVLGTDNQGRDVLSRIIYGSRVTVVIGFGAVAISVVLSASIAIVSGYYMGWVDKIGQRVVDIFQSLPGLAVLITVFGVFGRGWLELIVVIGIVVGVPGSRIIRSQVLSVMASPYVEAARTIGAGDWRIMTRYVLPNVMALIILAATFRLGSVVLLEATLSFLGFGVPPPFPSWGQMLSLDGREFMRAAPGLAIFPGLAIGLAVFSFNLFGDALRDVWDPRLRGSR